The following are from one region of the Treponema denticola genome:
- a CDS encoding M23 family metallopeptidase, with translation MSRTRTYKRAENNLVRYFNELFKAFCTSVSKGVMKFINGGRKKLTVMVVPHSQKRIVNFQASIFSIVFVSVLLVGILASFFWFAAESVASARKLANLKEETRKTQASLNVLKNETNDLLKNAKNFQSTLSSTLTSLGLQSIMETGTENDDSSDLSLLFNVQEQAQGTAREVSELKKLSAYLQDTIQPVQEMAKLMDTQTALFSDIPSLWPIKGGIGHITMAFGQNRHPFTGQWYIHTGIDLATGRSGDPIMATADGQVITVETDSGWGNYIIIKHKHGFFTRYAHLSSFRVTRGQHVQKGQVIGYVGNTGISTGPHLHYEVHIGSDVVDPMKYLNIKNTGRKK, from the coding sequence GTGTCAAGAACACGAACATATAAACGGGCAGAAAACAACTTGGTACGCTATTTTAATGAGCTTTTTAAAGCTTTTTGTACAAGCGTATCCAAGGGTGTAATGAAATTCATCAACGGCGGACGCAAAAAGCTTACCGTAATGGTTGTTCCGCATTCTCAAAAGCGGATTGTAAATTTTCAGGCAAGTATTTTTTCGATTGTTTTTGTTTCGGTTTTGCTTGTAGGTATTTTAGCTTCATTTTTTTGGTTTGCAGCCGAATCTGTAGCTTCAGCCAGAAAACTGGCCAACCTAAAGGAAGAAACACGTAAAACTCAAGCCAGTCTTAACGTTTTAAAAAATGAAACCAATGACCTTTTAAAAAATGCAAAGAATTTTCAATCTACTCTTTCTTCTACATTAACATCTTTGGGTTTACAGTCCATTATGGAAACAGGTACAGAAAACGATGATTCAAGCGACCTTTCACTCCTGTTTAATGTACAAGAACAGGCCCAAGGAACAGCAAGAGAAGTAAGTGAGCTTAAAAAACTTTCAGCCTATTTACAGGACACCATTCAGCCCGTACAGGAAATGGCAAAACTGATGGACACTCAAACAGCCCTCTTTTCGGATATTCCGAGTCTTTGGCCCATTAAGGGCGGCATCGGGCATATCACGATGGCCTTCGGTCAAAACCGCCATCCTTTTACCGGCCAATGGTATATTCATACCGGTATAGACCTTGCAACAGGCCGCTCAGGCGACCCGATTATGGCTACGGCGGACGGACAGGTTATTACGGTAGAAACGGATTCAGGCTGGGGTAACTACATTATTATTAAGCATAAGCATGGTTTTTTTACAAGATACGCTCACCTAAGTTCATTTAGGGTTACACGCGGACAGCATGTACAAAAGGGCCAGGTCATAGGCTACGTAGGCAATACAGGTATATCTACAGGCCCCCACTTGCACTATGAGGTTCACATAGGTTCCGACGTCGTAGATCCTATGAAATATCTTAACATAAAAAATACCGGAAGAAAAAAATAG
- a CDS encoding metal-dependent transcriptional regulator, with protein MNKRIHVTGTITSSKEDYLERIYDLSLVDEQVRSIDVARALNVSRASVNKSLGGLKEDGYIEQEPYGTITLTKKGRAVAKDVRTRHNALRTFLTQVLKVDYEIADVDACEMEHAISKHTADKLYAYLKKLGITEEDSDK; from the coding sequence ATGAATAAACGAATACATGTAACAGGAACTATTACTTCCTCAAAAGAAGATTATCTCGAGCGGATTTATGACTTATCTTTGGTTGACGAACAGGTAAGATCGATTGATGTTGCAAGGGCATTGAATGTTTCTCGGGCAAGTGTTAATAAATCGCTTGGAGGACTAAAAGAGGACGGATATATTGAACAAGAACCTTACGGAACAATCACTTTAACAAAAAAAGGCAGAGCGGTTGCAAAAGATGTCCGTACCAGACACAATGCGCTTAGAACTTTCTTAACTCAAGTTCTTAAAGTAGATTACGAAATTGCGGATGTTGATGCCTGTGAAATGGAACATGCAATAAGCAAGCATACCGCAGATAAGCTTTATGCCTATTTAAAAAAACTTGGTATAACTGAAGAAGACTCCGACAAATAG
- a CDS encoding DUF1007 family protein, which translates to MLRSKKNILLFIFLVLINFQSFSHPHMWFTSSLEVIFAGKTLKGAYVTWTFDRFFSADIISGYDLNGDGVFSAAETADVYENAFSYTENYYYFTFIRQGEKRTSPEHIEKASFSVWQNKGIVSYRFFIDLSGFKGQEIFLACYDYTFFCDITYPENTAVKFIYDKSLISPSYSIIENKNYPVYYDPLGAMDDNRIYYKWAPGLNTYYPKEVRIRF; encoded by the coding sequence ATGTTGAGATCAAAAAAAAATATACTGCTATTTATCTTTTTAGTTTTGATAAATTTTCAATCCTTTTCTCACCCTCATATGTGGTTTACCAGCTCTCTTGAGGTCATTTTTGCAGGAAAAACCTTAAAAGGAGCCTATGTTACATGGACCTTTGATAGATTTTTTAGTGCGGATATTATAAGCGGTTATGACTTAAACGGAGATGGTGTATTTAGTGCAGCGGAAACAGCTGATGTATACGAAAATGCTTTTAGTTATACTGAAAATTACTACTATTTTACATTTATAAGACAGGGTGAAAAGCGTACAAGTCCCGAACATATTGAAAAGGCTTCCTTTTCCGTTTGGCAAAATAAGGGGATTGTAAGTTACCGCTTTTTTATAGATTTAAGCGGGTTTAAGGGGCAGGAAATTTTTTTAGCCTGTTACGATTATACTTTCTTTTGCGATATTACCTATCCTGAAAATACGGCCGTAAAATTCATATATGACAAGAGCCTAATAAGCCCCTCATACTCCATTATTGAAAATAAAAACTATCCCGTTTACTATGACCCTCTGGGAGCGATGGATGATAATAGAATATATTATAAGTGGGCACCCGGCCTTAATACCTATTATCCAAAAGAGGTAAGAATCAGGTTTTAA
- a CDS encoding PSP1 domain-containing protein, with protein sequence MDYDINENIEDIESLEDKDQRPVKMSSNPNDFPQPLYELNLDYSKESFYATADEHQEFKTGDFVLVPTRYGNDAARFGGPVKAPINANPDEVVKIIRKINAEEEIILEENNKKEKEAAKIFKEKVALNNLEMKFIGCHFLLDEPKVLFFFSADTRIDFRKLVKDLVSVFKIRVELRQIGVRDESRIIGGLGCCGRPYCCHSVTDKLKPVSIKMAKEQNLSLNSSKISGQCGRLLCCLSYEYDWYAEARRLMPPEGAKFPYDGTTFKITEVNLLTQMVSLLGEDGRILSLPSKRVVNIGGKWQVR encoded by the coding sequence ATGGATTATGATATTAACGAAAATATAGAAGATATTGAATCTCTTGAAGATAAAGATCAAAGACCTGTAAAAATGAGCTCAAATCCCAACGATTTTCCTCAACCCCTATATGAGCTTAATTTGGATTACTCAAAAGAAAGCTTTTATGCGACAGCTGATGAACATCAAGAATTTAAAACAGGAGACTTTGTTCTTGTGCCTACACGGTACGGTAATGATGCAGCCCGCTTCGGAGGTCCTGTCAAGGCTCCCATCAATGCCAATCCGGATGAGGTTGTAAAAATTATTCGAAAAATAAATGCTGAAGAAGAGATTATCTTAGAGGAAAACAACAAAAAAGAAAAAGAAGCTGCCAAGATTTTTAAAGAAAAGGTTGCCCTAAATAACTTGGAAATGAAGTTTATAGGCTGCCATTTTTTGCTTGATGAACCTAAGGTATTGTTCTTTTTCAGTGCCGATACTAGGATTGATTTTAGAAAATTGGTCAAAGATCTTGTTTCCGTTTTTAAAATAAGAGTTGAATTAAGGCAAATAGGCGTTAGGGATGAATCCCGCATTATAGGAGGCCTCGGCTGCTGCGGACGGCCCTATTGCTGTCATAGCGTAACCGATAAACTCAAACCTGTTTCTATAAAAATGGCAAAGGAACAAAACCTATCGCTCAATTCATCAAAAATATCGGGACAGTGCGGAAGATTATTGTGCTGCCTCTCTTACGAATATGATTGGTATGCAGAAGCTAGGAGATTAATGCCGCCTGAAGGCGCAAAATTTCCATATGACGGCACAACCTTTAAGATTACCGAGGTAAACCTCCTTACCCAAATGGTTTCCTTATTGGGGGAAGACGGACGAATCCTTTCTTTGCCCTCAAAGCGTGTGGTCAATATTGGAGGAAAATGGCAAGTAAGATAA
- the fliS gene encoding flagellar export chaperone FliS encodes MSYNSQAAAAYKETSVKTASPGSLILMLYTEGIKEINLAISKMRVPKIPAKDIEAINNHIIKAQEIITELMAALDMDIGGEIAANLLSIYSYFNQQLLTANLKKDYKPLLDVSSMMQELYEVWKQILESQPVPQRSEVSVGVNIAG; translated from the coding sequence ATGAGTTATAATAGTCAGGCTGCAGCAGCTTATAAAGAAACAAGTGTTAAAACGGCAAGTCCGGGTTCTCTTATTCTTATGCTTTATACTGAGGGGATAAAAGAAATAAATCTGGCAATTTCAAAGATGCGTGTGCCTAAGATTCCTGCAAAGGATATAGAAGCCATCAATAATCACATAATTAAGGCTCAAGAGATTATAACGGAGCTTATGGCAGCCTTAGATATGGATATAGGCGGAGAAATAGCTGCAAATCTTCTTTCAATTTATTCATATTTTAATCAACAGCTTTTAACTGCAAATCTAAAAAAAGACTATAAACCCTTGTTGGATGTAAGCTCTATGATGCAGGAATTATACGAAGTATGGAAGCAAATTCTTGAATCTCAGCCTGTACCTCAAAGGTCTGAGGTTTCCGTAGGTGTAAACATAGCCGGATAA
- a CDS encoding nickel/cobalt transporter → MKKKGIFVILFILNLALLSAKLSANPFTGKKNSPTPVYQGQPSENILKGQRILNQKLGDYINAWKENKNFAVLLSILALSFLYGLVHAAGPGHRKTIIFSFYLTKESKRLEPLFTGLALAGMHGGAAIVLMMIFKGLSGAILSRSNDAMIYMEGASFLILIILSLYGIIDAVKDINTKKDSNHKKLKLGAILLSGIYPCPAAMLVLVLAVSLNLLALGIFAVIAMSVGMSIPIIASGYLAWAGRTGLFYKLKGKERIIALIGSILQIGAYGFLLYISVKTALPFILSLFRMLK, encoded by the coding sequence ATGAAAAAAAAAGGTATTTTTGTCATTCTTTTTATTCTTAATCTCGCCTTGCTATCTGCAAAGCTGTCTGCAAATCCCTTTACGGGGAAAAAAAATTCACCTACACCCGTATATCAGGGACAGCCTTCAGAAAATATTTTAAAGGGGCAGCGTATTTTAAACCAAAAGCTGGGAGACTATATAAACGCTTGGAAAGAAAATAAAAATTTTGCTGTTTTATTGTCCATTCTGGCCCTTTCATTTTTATACGGCTTGGTACATGCGGCAGGTCCGGGACACCGTAAAACCATTATCTTCTCATTTTACCTTACAAAAGAATCAAAACGCTTAGAACCTCTTTTTACAGGCCTTGCTCTGGCAGGAATGCATGGAGGAGCAGCCATAGTCCTGATGATGATTTTCAAGGGCCTTTCAGGGGCAATCCTCTCACGCTCAAACGATGCAATGATATACATGGAGGGGGCATCCTTTTTAATCTTAATAATTTTATCCCTTTACGGAATAATCGATGCGGTAAAGGATATAAATACAAAAAAGGATTCAAACCATAAAAAACTTAAACTTGGAGCAATCTTATTAAGCGGTATTTATCCTTGCCCTGCAGCAATGCTTGTTTTGGTCTTGGCCGTAAGCCTAAATCTCTTAGCCTTAGGGATCTTTGCAGTAATAGCTATGTCCGTAGGCATGAGTATTCCGATAATAGCTTCTGGATATTTGGCTTGGGCCGGAAGAACGGGGCTTTTCTACAAATTAAAGGGAAAAGAAAGGATTATAGCCCTGATAGGTTCTATCCTCCAAATCGGAGCTTACGGCTTTTTACTCTACATTTCGGTAAAAACGGCCTTGCCTTTTATTCTAAGTTTGTTTAGAATGCTAAAATAG
- a CDS encoding bactofilin family protein has protein sequence MADFIDDISINTIIGPGTFVNGSLSVPGFLRIDGDINGDIKTPGRVIIAENARVRGNVHAKSITIGGMVQGDVIAPESVVVLSTGLILGSVLTKKIRLDDDVFLHGYCFAIDNQAEFEKAEKEYKNRQGLAASALVHSR, from the coding sequence ATGGCTGATTTTATTGACGATATTTCCATAAACACAATCATAGGCCCGGGAACCTTTGTAAACGGAAGCTTAAGCGTACCCGGATTTTTACGTATAGACGGAGATATAAACGGAGACATAAAAACTCCCGGAAGAGTTATAATTGCAGAAAATGCAAGAGTCCGAGGAAACGTACATGCCAAGTCGATAACCATAGGCGGAATGGTTCAAGGCGATGTTATAGCTCCGGAAAGCGTGGTCGTCTTGTCAACAGGCCTTATTTTGGGCTCGGTTTTGACAAAAAAAATACGCTTAGATGATGATGTATTTTTACACGGCTACTGCTTTGCCATAGATAATCAGGCCGAATTTGAAAAGGCGGAAAAAGAATACAAAAACAGACAAGGCCTCGCGGCTTCTGCTCTTGTACATTCCAGGTGA
- a CDS encoding phenylalanine--tRNA ligase subunit alpha, which yields MDIKSIIKNLHPLEIKVLKNFKIGEYLDNKKLELKLSYKEGHANQVFSWLKMKGLIKETDRKKHIFFELTNIGTDFAERGTPEQRILQLLKEKGELKLPEIADALNLENKDVGSAFGVLSKEGAVKMNEEKKASFVQEPQSKRFKITVELLKKGLKTEGHIIAEEDLDDEEREIINSIAKKRGAADSPYKIVERDSVVYSFTDEVEAIQKELEAEGITGDETGQLTAESLKTGSWKNQTFRSYNINLPPARIISGRTNPYCDFLEGVKDKLVGLGFEEFDGPLVETDFWNSDALFMPQFHAARDIHDVYYIKNPTHAKSIEEPFLSRVAEVHETGGNTGSRGWNYSFDRNFTKRLLLRSQGTVLSAHQLAKAKIPGKYFGIARCFRYDKVDATHLSDFYQTEGIVLGDEVNLKTLLGILKMFAVEIAGATEVKYVGGYFPFTEPSIEVHIKHPVLGWFELGGSGILRPEVSRTMGVDVPVLAWGIGIDRMALMALGLNDLRELFSSDIEGVRLRK from the coding sequence ATGGATATAAAAAGCATTATAAAAAATCTTCATCCTCTTGAGATTAAGGTTTTAAAAAATTTTAAAATAGGCGAGTATCTTGATAACAAAAAACTTGAGCTTAAACTTTCGTATAAAGAAGGCCATGCAAATCAGGTTTTTTCGTGGCTTAAAATGAAGGGCTTAATAAAAGAAACCGACCGCAAAAAACACATATTTTTTGAACTTACAAATATTGGAACAGATTTTGCCGAACGCGGTACTCCGGAACAAAGAATTTTACAGCTTTTAAAAGAAAAAGGCGAACTGAAGCTTCCTGAAATTGCTGACGCCCTTAATCTGGAAAATAAGGATGTAGGTTCGGCCTTCGGCGTTCTTTCAAAAGAAGGTGCCGTCAAGATGAATGAAGAAAAAAAGGCTTCCTTTGTGCAAGAACCGCAATCAAAACGCTTTAAGATAACCGTCGAATTGTTGAAAAAAGGCCTTAAAACCGAAGGCCATATCATAGCCGAGGAAGATCTTGATGATGAAGAACGCGAGATTATCAACTCAATTGCAAAAAAACGCGGAGCCGCAGACAGCCCCTATAAGATTGTAGAGCGGGATTCGGTTGTTTACTCCTTTACGGATGAGGTAGAAGCCATTCAAAAAGAACTTGAAGCAGAGGGTATAACCGGAGATGAGACGGGACAGCTTACAGCCGAAAGCCTAAAAACCGGAAGCTGGAAAAATCAAACATTTAGAAGCTACAATATAAATCTTCCGCCTGCCCGTATAATTTCGGGAAGAACCAATCCGTATTGCGACTTTTTGGAGGGAGTAAAGGACAAGCTCGTAGGCTTAGGCTTTGAAGAATTTGACGGACCTCTCGTAGAAACCGATTTTTGGAACTCGGATGCCCTTTTTATGCCCCAATTCCATGCCGCCCGCGATATTCATGACGTTTACTACATAAAAAATCCGACACATGCAAAGAGCATTGAAGAGCCCTTTTTATCCCGCGTTGCCGAAGTCCACGAGACAGGCGGAAATACAGGAAGCCGAGGCTGGAATTATTCTTTTGACAGAAACTTTACAAAACGCCTCTTGCTTAGAAGCCAAGGCACAGTTCTTTCAGCCCATCAGCTGGCAAAGGCTAAAATACCCGGCAAGTATTTCGGCATAGCCCGATGTTTCCGGTACGATAAGGTGGATGCTACCCACTTGTCCGACTTTTATCAAACCGAGGGAATAGTTTTAGGAGATGAGGTTAATTTAAAAACCCTTTTAGGCATCCTAAAAATGTTTGCCGTCGAAATAGCAGGCGCTACCGAGGTAAAATATGTCGGAGGTTACTTCCCCTTTACCGAGCCTTCGATTGAAGTGCATATAAAACACCCCGTTTTAGGATGGTTTGAGCTTGGCGGCTCAGGTATTCTCCGCCCCGAAGTATCCAGAACAATGGGAGTTGATGTCCCCGTATTGGCTTGGGGGATAGGCATTGACCGAATGGCCCTTATGGCCCTTGGCTTAAACGATTTGCGAGAGCTATTCAGCTCGGACATTGAGGGAGTCAGGCTCAGGAAGTAA
- a CDS encoding YaaR family protein, whose protein sequence is MGNSVDTSNYVSALNTAAPLIAKDSHIQKNQARKTENTKVKKQKTFLDTILDSNIQESEESYYEKKLEGLNPEERKKAVDDILAVLQDEVYSSGANLSENVNEETINKYKKAVKSFVNFALQHSLNVKAVTSGGLNPLKQRNYVIVKVIDEKIDKLTQELLFNQLEKLQILAKLDEIKGLLVNLTT, encoded by the coding sequence ATGGGAAACTCCGTGGATACAAGCAACTATGTTTCCGCTCTTAATACCGCCGCACCTCTAATAGCCAAAGATTCGCACATTCAAAAAAATCAAGCTCGAAAAACGGAAAATACCAAAGTAAAAAAGCAAAAAACTTTTTTAGATACAATTTTGGATAGCAATATTCAGGAGTCTGAGGAATCCTATTACGAAAAAAAACTGGAAGGTCTTAATCCTGAAGAAAGAAAAAAAGCTGTAGACGATATTTTAGCCGTCTTACAGGACGAGGTTTATTCCAGCGGGGCTAATCTGTCCGAGAACGTAAATGAGGAAACAATAAACAAATATAAAAAAGCAGTCAAAAGCTTTGTAAACTTTGCACTGCAACATTCTCTTAATGTAAAAGCTGTAACTTCGGGCGGTTTAAATCCGCTAAAACAGCGTAATTATGTAATAGTAAAAGTCATTGATGAAAAAATAGATAAACTAACACAGGAACTTTTATTTAATCAACTTGAAAAACTGCAAATCTTAGCTAAACTGGATGAAATAAAAGGTCTTTTAGTCAACTTGACTACATAG